From one Candidatus Zixiibacteriota bacterium genomic stretch:
- a CDS encoding PorV/PorQ family protein: MFLLLCGSLIAREANSNAGTSGFAFLKINTGARATGMGGAFTGLADDETALYYNPAGIASLEGRHYLAEYHNYFSDLQNGMVGYLHEVRYGTVIGAYLSYLDYGEFTRTDEAGNVLGEFGGGDMVLGLSAATTRGESYRFGATLKFIYETIEDYSATGVALDLGARYNTFRGRYTAGLAIQNLGVQLSSLGEQKDDLPLMVRAGGSATPRGLPMTIAGDVIVPVDNDIDFAVGAEYFEFKPLYIRAGWNSFGSNYKADGTEDTWAGFAFGAGFDLRKMHIAYAVTLAADLGESHRITLTGGF; encoded by the coding sequence GTGTTCCTGTTGCTGTGCGGATCGCTGATCGCCCGCGAAGCCAACTCCAACGCCGGGACATCGGGATTCGCTTTTCTGAAAATCAACACCGGGGCGCGCGCCACCGGTATGGGTGGGGCGTTCACCGGACTCGCCGACGATGAGACCGCGCTCTATTATAACCCCGCGGGAATCGCCTCTCTCGAAGGGCGTCACTACCTCGCCGAGTACCATAATTACTTCAGCGATCTGCAGAACGGAATGGTTGGCTACCTCCATGAGGTCCGGTACGGGACTGTTATCGGAGCATACCTCAGTTATCTCGACTACGGCGAGTTCACCCGCACCGACGAAGCGGGCAACGTTCTCGGCGAATTCGGAGGGGGGGATATGGTGTTGGGACTGTCGGCGGCGACAACCCGAGGCGAAAGCTATCGGTTCGGCGCAACGTTGAAGTTCATCTACGAGACAATTGAAGATTATTCCGCAACGGGAGTCGCGCTCGATCTGGGGGCGAGGTACAACACGTTCCGGGGCCGCTATACAGCCGGCCTGGCCATTCAGAATCTCGGTGTCCAGCTCTCCAGTCTCGGCGAACAGAAGGATGACCTTCCGCTGATGGTGCGGGCCGGCGGCTCGGCGACCCCCAGGGGGCTGCCGATGACGATTGCCGGCGATGTGATTGTCCCCGTGGACAACGATATCGATTTTGCGGTCGGAGCCGAGTACTTCGAGTTCAAGCCGTTGTATATTCGGGCCGGCTGGAACAGCTTTGGTTCAAACTACAAGGCCGACGGAACGGAAGATACGTGGGCGGGTTTCGCCTTCGGCGCCGGTTTTGATCTCAGAAAAATGCATATTGCCTACGCGGTCACGTTGGCCGCGGATCTGGGCGAAAGCCACCGGATAACCTTAACGGGGGGGTTTTAA
- a CDS encoding LptE family protein has protein sequence MKRKTLVLAILSGAVTLFIVSCGVYTFNPRGSSSIRTIAVQRFENKTDQFGLTDRLTEIVIDAFIADGNIKVVSAEAADAVLVATLTSYSRVAFQFDENDNVQTYKVLLDFDVSLINPSDQSEIWKERMPQEGIYAADSETEEDGQQRAGQRLVESIINKTTKAW, from the coding sequence ATGAAGAGAAAAACGTTGGTTCTGGCGATCCTGTCGGGGGCCGTGACTTTGTTCATCGTCTCCTGCGGTGTGTATACATTTAATCCCCGAGGGTCGTCGAGTATCCGAACGATAGCGGTCCAGCGGTTCGAGAACAAAACCGACCAATTTGGTCTGACCGACCGGTTGACCGAGATTGTGATTGATGCGTTCATCGCCGACGGTAACATCAAGGTGGTGTCCGCCGAGGCCGCCGATGCCGTTCTGGTGGCGACACTGACCAGCTACAGCCGGGTGGCGTTCCAGTTTGATGAAAACGACAACGTTCAGACGTATAAGGTTTTGCTGGATTTCGACGTTTCGCTGATCAACCCGTCGGACCAATCCGAAATCTGGAAAGAGCGCATGCCCCAGGAAGGGATCTACGCCGCCGACTCGGAAACTGAAGAAGACGGCCAGCAGCGGGCCGGGCAGCGACTGGTGGAGTCGATAATCAACAAGACGACCAAGGCGTGGTAA
- the hutI gene encoding imidazolonepropionase: MSETTTTVLVRNIGQLITMAGPVPRLGADLRELGLVRNGAVALSNEVVTAAGPCDEVERSISPAADCVVIDADGAVVTPGLIDPHTHPVFAKTREMEFEMRILGKSYMEIAEAGGGIRSSVRDLRTTPRDVIVEKSRKRLDRILAHGVTTIEAKSGYGLSTESEIMTLEIIRELNRSHPLDLIPTFLGAHEVPDEYRGRTDEYIDLINHEMLPRVVQGRLAEFSDIFTETGVFDIEQSRRVQQAAKDAGLGLKFHADELTPLGGAELAAEMGAVSADHLVYITDRGIRAMAESGTVAVLLPGTTFALGHTQYAPARRMIEEGVVVSLSTDCNPGSSYTENLSLIISIAALRMKMTAAEAISAVTVNAAVALNRGNRLGQLLPGRQADLVIWDMQDYREFPYHYGINPARVVIKRGKVAVNNQLTGVVH; encoded by the coding sequence ATGTCCGAAACGACAACAACAGTGCTCGTGCGGAATATCGGTCAGTTGATTACGATGGCGGGGCCGGTGCCGCGCCTCGGCGCTGATCTGCGCGAGCTTGGCCTGGTCCGCAATGGTGCGGTTGCCCTGTCCAATGAAGTCGTTACCGCGGCCGGACCCTGCGACGAGGTGGAGCGCTCTATCTCGCCTGCGGCCGACTGTGTCGTTATCGACGCCGATGGCGCGGTGGTGACGCCGGGCCTTATAGATCCGCACACGCACCCGGTGTTTGCGAAAACCCGTGAGATGGAATTCGAGATGCGGATTCTGGGGAAATCCTACATGGAGATAGCCGAAGCGGGAGGCGGCATCCGATCATCCGTGCGGGATCTTCGTACCACACCGCGCGACGTTATCGTTGAGAAAAGCCGCAAGCGGCTTGACCGAATCCTCGCCCACGGCGTGACGACAATAGAGGCCAAGTCCGGGTATGGGCTGTCGACCGAGTCGGAGATCATGACGCTTGAAATCATACGGGAGCTCAACCGGTCGCATCCGCTCGACCTCATACCGACCTTCCTCGGGGCACATGAAGTTCCGGATGAATACCGGGGACGGACCGATGAGTACATCGATCTTATCAACCATGAGATGCTTCCCCGGGTTGTGCAGGGCCGACTGGCTGAGTTTTCGGATATTTTCACCGAGACCGGTGTGTTTGATATTGAGCAGTCACGGAGGGTGCAACAGGCGGCGAAAGATGCAGGGCTGGGACTCAAGTTCCATGCCGACGAACTCACGCCGCTGGGAGGCGCCGAACTCGCGGCGGAAATGGGGGCGGTTTCGGCGGACCATCTGGTGTACATCACGGATAGGGGCATTCGGGCGATGGCTGAGTCGGGGACTGTAGCCGTACTGCTTCCGGGGACGACGTTTGCGCTCGGTCATACCCAATACGCACCGGCACGGCGCATGATCGAGGAAGGGGTGGTTGTTTCGCTCTCGACCGACTGTAATCCCGGCTCGAGTTACACGGAGAACCTGTCACTGATCATCTCGATCGCTGCCTTGCGGATGAAAATGACGGCGGCTGAGGCCATCTCTGCGGTTACCGTGAATGCCGCAGTTGCGCTCAATCGTGGCAACCGTCTCGGGCAGTTGCTTCCCGGCCGACAAGCCGACCTGGTGATCTGGGATATGCAGGACTACCGGGAATTTCCGTATCATTATGGTATCAACCCCGCCCGGGTGGTGATCAAACGGGGCAAGGTGGCGGTAAACAACCAGTTGACGGGAGTCGTTCATTAA
- the hutU gene encoding urocanate hydratase, whose protein sequence is MATKAQVCRAPRGVRLSCKSWHQEAALRMINNNLDPEVAEKPKELIIYGGLGKAARNWDCYHAIVKSLKALENDETLLVQSGKPVGIFRTHEYAPRVLIANSNLVPKWATWEHFRELDKWGLMMFGQMTAGSWIYIGTQGIIQGTFETFAAIADQHFKGDLHGKWILTGGMGGMGGAQPLAGTMAGASVLCVEVDEARINRRVKIGYCDKKVRSLDDALKVIREHTAKKAPISVGLVGNCADVFPEIYRRGIVPDIVTDQTSAHDELNGYVPSGYSVAEATRLRKQNPRQYITLAYESMVKHCEAMVNFQKAGAVVFDYGNNLRGQAETGGFTKAFSYPGFVPAYVRPLFCEGRGPFRWVALSGDPRDIHVTDDIVRKNFSYNKMLMRWIDLASERIPFQGLPARVCWLGYGERARFADIMNTYVKKGKISAPIVIGRDHLDCGSVASPYRETEAMRDGSDAVADWPLLNGLLNAVSGASWVSIHHGGGVGMGNAIHAGIVIVADGTKEMAKRLNRVLTNDPGTGIMRHVDAGYKEAKTFAKKAGVKIPMLK, encoded by the coding sequence ATGGCCACCAAAGCACAGGTCTGTCGAGCCCCTCGGGGTGTCAGATTATCCTGCAAGAGCTGGCACCAGGAGGCCGCGCTTCGCATGATAAACAACAACCTCGATCCGGAAGTCGCAGAGAAACCCAAAGAGTTGATCATCTACGGCGGTCTGGGCAAAGCCGCCCGCAATTGGGACTGCTACCATGCGATTGTGAAGTCGCTCAAAGCGCTGGAAAACGATGAAACGCTGCTGGTCCAGTCCGGCAAGCCGGTCGGGATCTTCCGCACTCACGAGTACGCCCCTCGCGTTCTGATCGCCAATTCCAACCTCGTGCCGAAATGGGCCACGTGGGAGCATTTCCGGGAACTCGACAAGTGGGGCCTGATGATGTTCGGTCAGATGACCGCCGGGTCGTGGATCTATATCGGCACACAGGGGATTATCCAGGGGACGTTCGAGACATTTGCGGCTATTGCGGATCAGCACTTCAAAGGCGATTTGCACGGGAAGTGGATTCTGACCGGTGGAATGGGCGGGATGGGCGGCGCCCAGCCGCTGGCCGGGACGATGGCCGGTGCGTCGGTGCTCTGCGTGGAAGTCGACGAGGCTCGGATCAATCGCCGGGTCAAAATCGGTTACTGCGACAAGAAAGTACGTTCGCTCGACGACGCCCTGAAGGTCATACGCGAACACACGGCGAAAAAGGCGCCGATCTCGGTCGGCCTGGTCGGCAACTGCGCCGACGTTTTCCCGGAAATCTATCGCCGGGGAATCGTTCCCGATATCGTAACCGATCAGACATCGGCTCACGACGAACTCAACGGCTACGTACCATCGGGCTACAGCGTCGCGGAGGCGACGCGGCTTCGCAAACAGAATCCCCGGCAATACATCACGCTGGCGTACGAGTCGATGGTGAAACACTGCGAGGCGATGGTCAATTTCCAGAAGGCCGGGGCGGTGGTGTTCGATTACGGCAACAATCTCCGCGGTCAGGCCGAAACCGGCGGGTTCACGAAGGCATTTTCGTATCCCGGATTCGTGCCGGCCTACGTGCGGCCGTTGTTCTGCGAAGGTCGCGGACCGTTCCGCTGGGTGGCGCTGTCGGGCGATCCGAGAGATATTCACGTGACCGATGATATCGTGCGGAAGAACTTCTCCTATAACAAGATGTTGATGCGGTGGATCGACCTGGCATCGGAGCGGATTCCGTTTCAGGGGCTGCCCGCCCGGGTGTGCTGGCTCGGCTATGGCGAGCGAGCGAGATTCGCGGATATCATGAACACGTACGTCAAAAAAGGGAAGATCTCCGCGCCGATCGTGATCGGTCGCGATCACCTCGATTGCGGTTCCGTGGCGTCGCCGTACCGGGAAACCGAGGCCATGCGCGACGGCTCCGACGCGGTGGCCGACTGGCCGCTGCTCAACGGACTGCTCAACGCGGTGTCCGGAGCGAGCTGGGTCTCCATTCACCACGGCGGCGGAGTCGGCATGGGAAATGCCATTCACGCGGGGATCGTGATTGTCGCGGACGGGACGAAGGAGATGGCCAAACGGCTCAACCGTGTGCTGACCAACGATCCCGGCACGGGGATCATGCGGCACGTCGACGCCGGGTATAAAGAAGCGAAGACGTTCGCCAAAAAGGCAGGGGTGAAGATCCCCATGCTGAAGTAA
- a CDS encoding GNAT family protein produces MPMLPTLDGDNIRLRQLKRSDAESLRANANARNVSRYLFLPYPYRLEDAFSYIAFTQRMARRKQTYLYGVELLETGQIIGCIGLHHIERAHRHCEVGYWLGRKHWRKGYGSEALRLILKFAFTELKMIRVQARTSTANQPSYSMLEKNGFTREGCFRHVQYLKGHWHDYFWYGILKKEFRGLDNSGHRPHK; encoded by the coding sequence ATGCCGATGCTGCCCACTCTCGACGGCGATAACATCCGCCTTCGCCAACTGAAGCGCTCCGATGCCGAGTCGCTGCGCGCGAACGCCAACGCCCGAAACGTTTCCCGCTACCTCTTTCTACCCTATCCATACCGACTTGAGGATGCCTTCAGCTACATCGCCTTCACACAGCGTATGGCACGGCGGAAACAGACGTACCTCTACGGCGTCGAACTCCTTGAAACCGGTCAGATCATTGGCTGCATTGGTCTGCACCATATCGAACGCGCTCACCGCCACTGCGAGGTCGGCTACTGGCTCGGCCGCAAACACTGGCGCAAGGGGTACGGCTCCGAAGCGCTCCGGCTGATCCTGAAGTTCGCTTTCACCGAACTGAAAATGATTCGGGTACAGGCTCGCACATCAACGGCCAACCAACCGTCATACTCTATGCTGGAGAAGAATGGTTTCACACGCGAAGGCTGTTTCCGGCACGTTCAATATCTCAAGGGTCACTGGCACGACTATTTCTGGTATGGGATACTGAAGAAGGAATTTCGTGGACTGGACAATTCCGGGCACAGACCACACAAGTAA
- a CDS encoding cupin domain-containing protein → MPRTAFVTPLPKDADKYVRLIKPDDSVRFHSGYVTLQPGESVGEHSTQGNEEIIVVLQGEGEARAESIPSPLSFRAPAIVYMPPHTIHNMTNTGAEPLRYVFTVAPVE, encoded by the coding sequence ATGCCACGCACAGCATTCGTGACGCCGCTCCCGAAGGACGCCGACAAATATGTCCGGCTGATCAAGCCGGATGACAGTGTACGGTTTCACTCCGGCTACGTGACGCTGCAGCCGGGAGAGTCGGTCGGCGAGCACAGCACACAAGGCAATGAGGAGATCATTGTCGTCCTGCAGGGCGAAGGTGAAGCGCGGGCGGAGTCGATACCGTCGCCGCTGTCGTTCCGAGCGCCGGCGATTGTCTACATGCCGCCGCACACGATTCACAACATGACGAATACCGGGGCCGAGCCGCTTCGGTACGTTTTCACAGTGGCCCCCGTCGAGTGA
- a CDS encoding DUF4416 family protein, with protein sequence MGRFVTPPPGRLIISVAYCHIDALADCLTRLEKEFGDVQFETVDIPFTGEPRHTEEMGDPLSRRFFSFHRMVDREKLVDLKRACYKIEAAFADHVGEHLFRAVNVDPGIMSSEKVVMASSHEYNYRLYLGRGVFAQIELIYARGRYVGLPWTNPDFCHPESLEFFARVRNAFDMVRDTAAEAINR encoded by the coding sequence ATGGGACGATTTGTAACTCCACCTCCGGGGCGGCTGATTATCTCGGTCGCATACTGCCATATCGATGCGCTCGCCGACTGTCTCACCCGGCTCGAGAAGGAATTCGGCGACGTACAGTTTGAGACGGTCGATATTCCGTTCACCGGCGAGCCGCGCCATACCGAAGAGATGGGCGACCCGCTGTCGAGACGTTTTTTCTCCTTTCATCGTATGGTCGACCGGGAGAAGCTGGTCGATCTCAAACGAGCCTGCTACAAGATCGAAGCGGCGTTTGCGGACCATGTGGGCGAACACTTGTTCCGGGCGGTCAATGTCGACCCCGGGATCATGAGTTCGGAAAAAGTAGTGATGGCCTCGTCGCACGAGTACAATTACCGGCTCTACCTCGGACGGGGGGTGTTCGCCCAGATCGAGCTGATCTATGCGCGGGGTCGCTATGTCGGTCTACCCTGGACCAACCCGGACTTTTGTCACCCGGAGTCGCTGGAATTTTTCGCGCGGGTACGCAATGCGTTCGATATGGTCAGGGACACGGCCGCCGAAGCGATCAACCGGTAG
- the murA gene encoding UDP-N-acetylglucosamine 1-carboxyvinyltransferase — translation MDKFVIKGPAVLSGSVRTDGSKNAALPIMAGALLVSRGETVIKNVPPLRDINTFIKVLEHLGAKITYDPGAAVVTINAATLTNNTAPYELMRQMRASFLVLGPILSRLGEARVSLPGGCSLGARPVDFHIKAFAAMQAEIEEKGGYIIARGKPLKGDIIYFDRPSHTGTENLLYGAVCAKGKTTIINAACDPEVVDVTGFLNKSGAKIHGAGTPTITVEPVRSLKPVEYTVSGDRLVAGTYLIGAAMTGGDVEVSGIEPEQLTMVLRKLAEMGASVVSQKKRIRVTGPKRLAPVNLTTFPFPGFPTDLQACMVAAASTASGTSHIKETVFVDRFSHAMEFRRLGADIQVAGSEAVVNGVEYLQGAEVMAPDIRAGAGITLACLSARGKSEILRVYHIDRGYDRLEEKLAGLGADISRQPM, via the coding sequence ATGGACAAGTTTGTGATCAAGGGTCCGGCGGTGTTGTCGGGCAGTGTACGGACGGACGGATCGAAGAACGCGGCCCTGCCGATCATGGCGGGGGCGCTGCTGGTCTCACGGGGAGAGACCGTTATCAAAAACGTCCCGCCGCTCCGCGACATCAACACGTTTATCAAGGTGCTCGAACACCTCGGGGCGAAGATTACGTACGATCCGGGCGCAGCGGTGGTGACGATCAACGCCGCCACGCTGACCAACAACACGGCTCCGTACGAGTTGATGCGGCAGATGCGGGCGTCGTTTCTGGTGCTCGGTCCGATTTTGTCGCGCCTCGGCGAGGCCAGGGTCTCGCTGCCGGGGGGGTGTTCGCTGGGTGCACGCCCGGTCGACTTTCACATCAAAGCGTTTGCGGCGATGCAGGCGGAGATCGAGGAAAAGGGCGGCTATATCATCGCCCGAGGCAAGCCGCTGAAAGGTGATATCATCTATTTCGACCGGCCGTCGCATACGGGAACCGAGAATCTGCTTTACGGAGCGGTATGTGCGAAGGGCAAAACGACCATTATCAACGCTGCCTGTGACCCGGAAGTGGTCGATGTCACGGGTTTCCTGAATAAGTCCGGAGCGAAGATACACGGCGCCGGCACACCAACGATCACGGTCGAGCCGGTGCGTTCGCTCAAGCCGGTCGAGTATACCGTTTCGGGCGATCGACTGGTAGCCGGCACGTACCTGATCGGGGCGGCGATGACGGGCGGCGATGTCGAAGTGTCCGGGATTGAACCGGAGCAGCTCACTATGGTCCTGCGCAAACTTGCCGAGATGGGGGCGTCGGTTGTGTCGCAGAAGAAACGTATCAGGGTGACGGGCCCCAAGCGGCTGGCTCCCGTCAATCTGACAACCTTCCCCTTTCCGGGGTTTCCCACCGATCTGCAGGCGTGCATGGTGGCGGCTGCGAGTACGGCCTCCGGAACATCCCATATCAAAGAGACTGTTTTCGTAGATAGGTTCTCCCACGCGATGGAGTTCCGGCGGTTGGGGGCAGACATTCAGGTTGCCGGTTCGGAGGCGGTTGTCAACGGCGTTGAGTATCTGCAGGGGGCGGAAGTTATGGCGCCGGATATTCGCGCCGGAGCCGGCATCACGCTGGCGTGCCTGAGCGCCCGAGGCAAGTCCGAGATTCTCCGTGTTTATCATATTGACCGGGGATACGACCGGCTCGAGGAAAAACTGGCCGGACTGGGCGCGGACATAAGTCGACAGCCGATGTAA
- a CDS encoding ATP-binding protein produces MPARKKARSSMPRPLSFKELDYSITYKPRGIRSSDSLDACDEIIGQDRAIEAIRLGLNVRSRGYNIFVTGMLGTGRTTTIKHLLEKLDHDDPSLSDVCYVNNFKNEDSPRVLTFKAGEGKRFKKDMGYLIDSVRKVVPKIFMSEDFKDRNSRIVREFENRQKELISEFEEKLTNAGFVMVQIQSGLGVRNEIQPLIDDEPNSLEKLERLAKEGKFPLARLDELRRKWDSLRRDFDTTTIESKKLTSKLEDALDKLRHSMVAPLVSDKVNMLKKRYPDDKVVDYLDEVAEALVGDLDRFREAQPRRGEEEAPPFRKREPFEEFSVNLVLDNSEQTQVPIVIEKSPTYKNLFGSLERVVDRFGYWRTDFTRIHSGSLLKASGGFLVLNALDVLSEPGVWWPLKRALRNAELEIAAYDPFYMMAGSGIKPEPIPLNVKVVLIGESRIYHLLYNLDEDFKKIFKVKAEFDSVMDLTEKNIFEYYRFVRHCVDMDSLISYDLSGMQAVAEYGRRVAGHREKLSVRFTAIADIVREAAFCCQQRGGKTVTRQDVHSAVANKRRRANLVEDKIQEMFEQKTLLVDTKGSAVGQINGLAVYSSGGEYMFGRPTRITVNTSLGKAGVINIERDADLSGPIHNKGVGVLTGYLRQMFAQDKPLVMSASISFEQSYSGVDGDSASSTEIYGILSALTSIPIRQGVAVTGSVNQKGEIQPIGGVNEKIEGFYDVCEARGLTGDQGVIIPHQNVQDLMLRPDVLEAIRKKKFTIWPVATISEGIAVLTGVPGGERLPSGGFTKGSVLAQADEKLRQMAIALQEFGQSKKDDDNNSESQPKKNSKKKAPSRSRRSRT; encoded by the coding sequence ATGCCTGCCCGCAAGAAAGCTCGTTCATCAATGCCGCGACCACTCTCCTTCAAAGAACTCGATTACTCGATCACATATAAACCCAGAGGTATCCGTTCCAGCGACAGTCTCGACGCGTGCGATGAGATTATCGGACAGGACCGCGCTATCGAGGCCATCCGGCTTGGACTCAATGTCCGCAGTCGCGGATACAACATATTCGTGACCGGTATGCTCGGCACGGGGCGCACCACCACGATCAAACACCTGCTCGAGAAGCTCGACCACGATGACCCGTCGCTGAGCGACGTGTGCTACGTCAACAACTTCAAAAACGAAGACAGTCCGAGGGTGCTGACGTTTAAGGCCGGCGAGGGGAAGCGCTTCAAAAAAGACATGGGCTATCTGATCGACTCGGTGCGCAAGGTGGTTCCGAAAATCTTCATGTCGGAGGACTTCAAGGATCGCAACAGCCGAATCGTCCGCGAGTTCGAAAACCGTCAGAAGGAACTGATCAGCGAGTTCGAGGAGAAACTCACCAACGCCGGTTTTGTCATGGTCCAGATTCAGTCCGGTCTTGGCGTGCGCAACGAAATCCAGCCGCTGATCGACGACGAGCCCAACTCGCTCGAGAAACTGGAACGCCTCGCGAAAGAGGGCAAGTTCCCGCTGGCGCGCCTCGATGAACTGCGCCGCAAATGGGATTCGCTCCGCCGCGATTTCGACACCACCACGATCGAATCGAAAAAGCTCACCTCGAAGCTCGAGGACGCGCTCGACAAACTCCGTCATTCCATGGTGGCGCCGCTGGTATCCGACAAGGTCAACATGCTCAAGAAACGATACCCGGACGACAAGGTGGTGGATTATCTCGACGAGGTTGCCGAGGCGCTGGTCGGCGATCTGGACCGCTTTCGCGAGGCTCAGCCCCGTCGCGGCGAAGAGGAAGCGCCGCCGTTCCGCAAGCGCGAGCCGTTCGAGGAGTTCTCGGTCAATCTCGTGCTGGACAACTCCGAGCAGACACAGGTGCCGATCGTCATCGAAAAATCACCGACCTACAAAAACCTGTTCGGGTCCCTGGAACGCGTGGTCGACCGGTTCGGCTACTGGCGCACCGATTTCACGCGGATTCACTCGGGTTCGCTCTTGAAAGCGTCGGGCGGGTTTCTCGTGCTTAACGCGCTGGACGTGCTCAGCGAACCGGGGGTCTGGTGGCCGTTGAAACGCGCGCTGCGCAACGCCGAGCTGGAGATCGCCGCCTACGACCCGTTTTACATGATGGCCGGTTCCGGTATCAAGCCGGAGCCGATTCCGCTCAACGTCAAGGTGGTCCTGATCGGCGAATCCCGGATCTATCATTTGCTGTACAATCTCGACGAAGACTTCAAGAAGATCTTCAAGGTCAAGGCTGAATTCGACAGCGTGATGGATCTCACCGAGAAAAACATCTTCGAGTACTACCGATTCGTTCGCCACTGCGTGGACATGGATTCGCTGATCTCGTACGATTTGAGCGGCATGCAGGCGGTCGCCGAATACGGCCGCCGCGTGGCGGGACACCGCGAAAAACTCAGCGTCCGTTTCACCGCGATCGCGGACATCGTGCGCGAAGCGGCTTTCTGTTGTCAGCAGCGCGGGGGCAAGACCGTGACCCGGCAGGACGTCCACTCTGCCGTCGCCAACAAGCGGCGGCGCGCCAATTTGGTCGAAGACAAAATTCAGGAGATGTTCGAACAGAAAACGCTGCTGGTGGATACGAAAGGCAGTGCGGTCGGCCAGATAAACGGCCTTGCCGTCTACAGCTCCGGCGGCGAATACATGTTCGGACGGCCGACCCGCATCACGGTCAACACCTCGCTGGGGAAAGCGGGGGTGATCAATATCGAACGCGACGCCGATCTGTCGGGGCCCATCCACAACAAAGGCGTGGGCGTGCTCACCGGCTACCTGCGGCAGATGTTCGCCCAGGATAAACCGCTGGTGATGTCGGCGTCGATCTCGTTCGAGCAGTCCTACAGCGGCGTCGACGGCGACTCGGCCTCGTCAACCGAGATATACGGCATTCTCTCGGCGCTGACCTCAATCCCGATCAGGCAGGGCGTTGCGGTCACGGGTTCGGTCAATCAGAAAGGGGAGATCCAGCCGATCGGCGGCGTCAACGAGAAAATCGAAGGGTTCTACGACGTGTGCGAAGCGCGCGGACTGACCGGCGATCAGGGCGTGATCATTCCTCACCAGAACGTGCAGGACCTGATGCTTCGGCCCGACGTGCTCGAAGCGATCCGCAAGAAGAAGTTTACGATCTGGCCGGTCGCGACGATCAGCGAGGGAATCGCCGTCCTCACGGGCGTACCGGGCGGCGAGCGACTGCCGTCGGGCGGATTCACGAAGGGGTCCGTGCTGGCGCAGGCCGATGAGAAGCTTCGGCAGATGGCGATCGCGCTGCAGGAGTTCGGTCAGAGCAAGAAGGACGACGACAACAACAGCGAGTCGCAGCCGAAGAAGAACTCGAAGAAGAAAGCGCCTTCCCGGTCCCGTCGCAGTCGGACCTGA